A region of Thermococcus argininiproducens DNA encodes the following proteins:
- a CDS encoding preprotein translocase subunit Sec61beta → MAKEKTTLPPTGAGLMRFFDEDTRAIKISPKGAIAIVLIFIAIEILLNVFGSQIFS, encoded by the coding sequence ATGGCGAAGGAAAAAACGACTCTTCCACCAACCGGTGCAGGCTTAATGAGGTTTTTCGATGAAGATACAAGAGCAATAAAAATAAGCCCCAAGGGGGCCATAGCAATAGTATTGATTTTCATTGCCATTGAAATACTCCTTAACGTCTTTGGAAGCCAAATCTTCAGTTAA
- a CDS encoding permease, producing the protein MKKEREMIRDWILLGLISILLVGLLSIFPDKKEVVLSTSWEFFIEMVWILPAVMVILGLFAVWVPKDIVVKYLGSTSGMKGILFAIVLGTLPTGPLYIAFPIAATLLKKGAKISNIIVFLSSWACIKLPQEMVELQFLGLKFMAIRLILTIIFVVIMGVFIEKLIEWSNKK; encoded by the coding sequence ATGAAAAAGGAAAGGGAAATGATTCGAGATTGGATTCTGTTAGGATTAATTTCAATACTCCTTGTAGGCCTTCTATCAATTTTTCCAGATAAAAAGGAAGTGGTACTCAGTACATCATGGGAGTTTTTTATTGAGATGGTGTGGATACTTCCTGCAGTGATGGTAATATTAGGTCTTTTTGCAGTATGGGTCCCAAAGGATATTGTTGTGAAGTATCTTGGAAGCACATCTGGTATGAAGGGTATCCTCTTCGCGATAGTCCTTGGTACATTACCGACTGGGCCCCTTTATATTGCCTTTCCAATAGCCGCTACCCTACTTAAGAAAGGTGCTAAAATATCAAATATCATCGTTTTTCTTTCGTCATGGGCGTGTATAAAACTCCCACAAGAGATGGTAGAACTTCAATTTCTTGGACTAAAATTTATGGCAATAAGGCTCATTTTGACAATTATCTTTGTAGTCATTATGGGAGTGTTTATAGAAAAATTAATCGAATGGAGTAATAAAAAATAA
- the engB gene encoding GTP-binding protein EngB, whose product MIVFVGRSNVGKSTLIFRLTGKYVKRGKRPGVTRKPIELGWRGKTIVDMPGFGFMSGVPKHVQEKIKTEIVRFIENNADKIDLAVLVIDGKSALEIIERWEKRGEIPIDVEFFQFLQELEIPTIVAVNKMDKMKNIRATINKLIEKFGLSGSWDDHKDTFIPISAKFGTNLEELRKLIEEKIKRSQEQRGL is encoded by the coding sequence ATGATAGTCTTTGTAGGTCGTTCAAATGTTGGAAAAAGTACCCTCATATTTAGGCTCACAGGCAAATACGTCAAGCGAGGAAAGAGACCGGGAGTTACCAGAAAACCTATCGAACTCGGTTGGAGGGGCAAGACAATAGTAGATATGCCTGGATTTGGATTTATGAGCGGAGTACCAAAACATGTTCAAGAGAAAATAAAAACTGAAATAGTGAGATTTATTGAAAACAATGCTGATAAAATTGACCTAGCTGTTCTTGTCATAGATGGTAAAAGTGCCCTCGAAATTATCGAACGCTGGGAAAAACGAGGAGAAATCCCAATAGATGTCGAATTCTTCCAGTTTCTTCAAGAGCTAGAGATTCCAACCATTGTAGCTGTTAATAAGATGGACAAAATGAAAAATATTCGTGCTACAATAAACAAGCTTATAGAGAAATTTGGACTTTCCGGTAGTTGGGATGATCATAAAGATACTTTTATACCAATTTCAGCAAAATTTGGTACAAATCTCGAGGAACTCAGAAAATTAATAGAAGAAAAGATCAAAAGGTCTCAAGAACAACGTGGGTTATAG
- a CDS encoding winged helix-turn-helix domain-containing protein, producing the protein MCNDGSCKPPEDVPPNWLQLRNFVRALRFPTRWLIIRYIGNESRSTREIYEYLIKKGEQLTRSGLYYHLSELKNAGIIEVAGYIEEGGGAPEKVWRLKTKKIVINLLETEGEGD; encoded by the coding sequence ATGTGTAATGATGGCTCATGCAAACCCCCAGAAGACGTGCCCCCAAACTGGCTTCAGCTTCGTAATTTTGTTAGGGCTTTACGCTTTCCAACTAGATGGCTGATAATTAGATATATTGGCAATGAGAGTAGAAGTACAAGGGAAATTTATGAATATCTAATTAAAAAAGGAGAACAATTAACAAGATCTGGATTATATTATCATCTTTCTGAACTTAAAAATGCAGGTATCATAGAAGTTGCTGGATATATAGAAGAGGGTGGCGGAGCGCCAGAAAAGGTATGGAGATTAAAGACGAAAAAAATAGTAATAAATCTGTTGGAAACGGAGGGGGAAGGTGATTAA
- a CDS encoding 30S ribosomal protein S6e, with product MATFKLVISDTKSGVAKQVEITGAEAEKLIGLRIGDEIEPKELGLNLSEIFGNEIPAEVKLKITGGTDKDGFPMRPDVHGPRRVRILLSRGPGFRPQERGERRKKTVRGNTISHEIAQINVKIVYP from the coding sequence ATGGCCACATTCAAGCTTGTAATATCTGACACAAAAAGTGGAGTCGCAAAACAAGTTGAGATTACCGGAGCGGAAGCAGAGAAGCTTATAGGATTAAGAATAGGAGACGAAATTGAACCAAAAGAGCTTGGGCTTAATTTGAGTGAAATCTTTGGGAATGAAATTCCTGCTGAGGTTAAGCTCAAAATAACTGGTGGGACAGATAAAGATGGATTTCCAATGAGACCAGATGTTCACGGCCCAAGGAGGGTTAGAATACTCCTCTCCAGAGGTCCTGGATTCAGACCTCAAGAAAGAGGGGAAAGAAGGAAGAAGACTGTTAGGGGCAATACAATAAGCCACGAAATTGCCCAAATAAACGTTAAAATAGTGTATCCATGA
- a CDS encoding permease, translating into MNITALIINTMAIFGLLIAFAKDKDKAIQSLKIAGKSFIRVLPMVFIIIIVIGLLLGFVPPEQISGFIGEQSGIKGILLVGVLGALMHIPALLSFPLAASLLENGASVSAVVAFITTLTMIGTVTLPLEIKELGKRIAFLRNGLSFIIAIIIALIMGAIL; encoded by the coding sequence ATGAATATCACTGCACTCATTATTAATACTATGGCTATCTTTGGCCTTTTGATAGCATTTGCTAAGGACAAGGATAAAGCTATACAATCTCTCAAAATAGCCGGGAAGTCTTTCATTAGAGTGCTTCCGATGGTCTTTATAATTATAATTGTCATTGGTTTACTTCTCGGATTTGTGCCACCTGAACAAATATCGGGATTTATAGGTGAGCAATCAGGAATTAAAGGAATATTGCTTGTTGGTGTACTTGGAGCATTAATGCACATCCCTGCTTTATTGTCATTCCCTTTGGCAGCCTCTCTTCTTGAGAATGGTGCATCAGTTAGTGCAGTGGTTGCATTTATAACTACATTAACCATGATTGGAACAGTGACACTCCCCTTAGAGATAAAAGAACTAGGAAAGAGGATAGCGTTTCTCCGGAATGGATTGAGTTTTATCATCGCAATTATTATTGCCTTGATTATGGGGGCAATCTTATGA